A section of the Vitis riparia cultivar Riparia Gloire de Montpellier isolate 1030 unplaced genomic scaffold, EGFV_Vit.rip_1.0 scaffold418_pilon_pilon, whole genome shotgun sequence genome encodes:
- the LOC117909835 gene encoding uncharacterized protein LOC117909835, with protein MVRERVNSIRPGITREGPRPIDGTITFPPVDPTRILRPHRDALILSLGMDKFDVRRILIDSGSSADLVQASVISHMGHNLVGLENPGRILSGFNGASTISLGDIVLPVQAGPVTLNVQFSVVQDLSPFNVILGRTWLHCMKVIPSTYHQMVSFLTKDGQINLYSSQLAARQCYQIARKAGTSQENEPLLESTRALYQ; from the coding sequence ATGGTGCGTGAACGTGTCAACTCCATCCGGCCTGGGATAACTAGGGAGGGCCCCCGCCCCATAGACGGAACAATCACTTTCCCACCAGTAGACCCCACACGGATATTGCGGCCACACCGTGATGCCCTCATTCTATCCTTAGGAATGGACAAGTTCGACGTAAGACGCATCTTAATTGACTCAGGCAGCTCAGCCGATCTGGTGCAAGCATCGGTCATAAGCCACATGGGACACAATTTAGTTGGTCTCGAAAACCCTGGAAGGATTTTGTCCGGATTCAACGGGGCATCAACTATTTCCTTGGGAGACATCGTGCTGCCAGTCCAAGCTGGCCCAGTCACTCTCAACGTTCAATTTTCGGTGGTACAAGatttatcacccttcaatgTTATCTTAGGGCGCACATGGCTGCACTGCATGAAAGTCATCCCCTCCACGTATCATCAGATGGTAAGCTTTCTTACTAAGGATGGGCAAATCAACCTGTACAGCAGCCAGCTAGCCGCCCGCCAATGCTACCAGATAGCAAGAAAAGCAGGGACCAGTCAGGAGAATGAACCCCTCCTTGAGTCCACTCGCGCACTTTACCAATAG